Within Sorangiineae bacterium MSr11367, the genomic segment GCACGGTGAGGTAGCCGTGAACGCAGAGGTCCGTGGGAAGCGGCAAGCCGGCCGCGAGGAGCAGCGCAGGCCAGAGCACCGCGTGAAAGCGGGCAATCCCCTTCCCCACGACTTGGATGCGCCGATCGGTGCCGGTCCAGAGACCCGACGTCAGGTAGTACGCGAGCGCGTCGAACCACACGTAAATCACTTGGTCCGGATCGCCCGGAACGGCGATTCCCCAGCCCCGCGCGCGTGTGCGTGAGCGCGAGACGCTGACGTCGCGCAGGCCCCCCGCGACGAATGTGGCGATTTCGCGCCCGCGCCATGGCGGGTGGATCCGGAGTTTGCCCGACGCGAGGGCCTCGGCGATGGGCGCTTGGTAGCGCGAGAGACGAAAGAACCAGTTTTCCTCTTCGACCACCTCGGGCGCGGTGCCGTGCTCGGGGCACGTCCCGCCCACGAGCTCGGAGGCCTCGTAGAACGCCTCGCAACCGACGCAATAGAGGCCTTGGTACGTGCGCTTCTCGAGATCTCCAGCCCGCGCGCAGGCCTCCCACAATGCGTGAACCGCTTCGACGTGGCGCGGATCGGCACTGGTGCGAACGAAGTCGTCGAACGATGCGCCGAGCAGCGACTGCAAGTCACGGTAGTGCGCCGCGTGCGCATCCACGAACGCGCGGGGAGAGAGGCCGGCGGCTTCGGCGGCCCGCACGTTCTTGAGGCTGTTGTCATCGGTGCCGCTCACGAAGTGCACGGCGGCCCCCCGCGCACGGGCATGCCGGGCGAAGGCGTCCGCGAGAATGATCTCCAACGCGAAGCCGAGGTGCGGGGCTGCGTTGACGTACGGGATAGCAGTGGAAACGAAGACGGATGTTCGGGTCATGGTGGTAGCTCCTTTTTCGCGGGACAAAACGACGAAACCCGGGCGGCTCTTGCGGAGCGGCCCGGGTTGGGTGGCAGAAAGGTTCGACGGTTCTTGGTTCGACCTATCCGTCCCACACCGCGGCGACTCCGCGCGTGCTGGCACGCATGGACATCGACATCGTTGCGGACGGGCGAACTTCGAACATCGGCGTTAGTGTGACACGCCACCACCGACCGTCAAAAAAAGAATACGCAGGAGCACGATCACGCCCGCAAACGACAACGCTACCGCCACCCCCAACAGGGCGGCGCGAAATGGCTCCCCGCAACTCGGCGCGAGGACGCATGCCGAACGCGGGGCCAAACGCGTGCGACGCCGCTGGCTCCGCGGGATGAACGTGCGCGTCTCATCGTCCTCCTGGTGCGGAGCCATCGGGATGGTCCTGGGGATCCCGACGTTGGAGTCCTCCAGCCCGTCCAGATCGAGCGCCTCGGCCATGGATCGCGACAAGAGAACCTTGCAACGTCGATCCGCCGCCACCCGCACGGCATGGGCGATGGCCTTGTAGCGGGCATCGCGACGATCCCCCATGTGATGTCCCACGAACGCCGCCAGGTCGCTCGAAACCCGATGGCATCCCATCTGCACCATGAGCATCTCGACGCTGGATTGAAACTCGGCGGCCGTCGCCATGCGCTCCTCGGGGTTGCGGGCCATGGCTCGCTTGCACAATGCATTGAGCTCCGATGGGTACATCGGGGGGAGCGACGGCGGAGGTGCGCCCCCTCTCAACTTGCGCAGGGTCGCAAACTCATTATCGTCGC encodes:
- the metG gene encoding methionine--tRNA ligase is translated as MTRTSVFVSTAIPYVNAAPHLGFALEIILADAFARHARARGAAVHFVSGTDDNSLKNVRAAEAAGLSPRAFVDAHAAHYRDLQSLLGASFDDFVRTSADPRHVEAVHALWEACARAGDLEKRTYQGLYCVGCEAFYEASELVGGTCPEHGTAPEVVEEENWFFRLSRYQAPIAEALASGKLRIHPPWRGREIATFVAGGLRDVSVSRSRTRARGWGIAVPGDPDQVIYVWFDALAYYLTSGLWTGTDRRIQVVGKGIARFHAVLWPALLLAAGLPLPTDLCVHGYLTVRGRKIGKSAGNGIAPQAVVSRYGADALRYFLLRHVGPVQDADVDEDRLTAVYTSELADALGNLVSRTLGLVRRIPRGAVPDEPDGDALSVRARALEKVVDDACERLAPDEALRAIWTLVAAANKHLADGAPWAAPSACEAWAILHPALTAIEAIGRALVPFLPSTAEAIERALENPTAAAPVLFPKTVLTAVEEGSCPPGT